A genomic segment from Nodularia sphaerocarpa UHCC 0038 encodes:
- a CDS encoding DUF4276 family protein: MVKEIRIYIEGGGDGKNTKALIRKGFSQFFKQFKLNITICGSRNNAFRDFRNALKSYPNAFNILLVDAEAPVTINSPWGHLKFRDNWDKPSEVDDNQCHLMVQTMEAWFIADIETLKQFYGKDFLENAIPKTLNVETINKQNLERSLKAATRNTSKGEYHKIKHASKLLELLDVNKVRQASPSCDLLLKTLSDKITKV; the protein is encoded by the coding sequence ATGGTAAAAGAAATTCGGATTTATATAGAGGGTGGTGGTGATGGTAAAAATACTAAAGCTTTGATTAGGAAAGGATTTAGTCAATTTTTCAAACAATTTAAATTGAATATTACTATTTGTGGTTCTCGTAATAATGCTTTCCGTGATTTTAGAAATGCTTTAAAATCTTATCCCAATGCTTTTAACATTTTGTTGGTGGACGCAGAAGCACCTGTGACAATAAATTCTCCTTGGGGACATTTGAAGTTTAGGGATAATTGGGATAAACCTTCAGAAGTTGACGATAATCAATGCCATTTGATGGTTCAAACAATGGAAGCTTGGTTTATTGCTGATATTGAAACACTAAAGCAATTTTACGGTAAGGATTTTCTAGAAAATGCCATTCCTAAAACTTTAAATGTGGAGACAATTAATAAACAAAATCTAGAACGCAGTCTCAAAGCTGCTACGCGTAACACTAGTAAGGGTGAGTATCACAAAATTAAACACGCCTCTAAGCTTTTGGAATTGCTGGATGTGAATAAGGTTCGTCAAGCTTCCCCATCATGTGACCTCCTGCTGAAAACTTTAAGCGATAAGATAACAAAAGTTTGA
- a CDS encoding AAA family ATPase: protein MEGKRFIHKLRLENFLSYGSEGEEIELQPLNVLIGANTSGKSNLIEALGILRATPIDLPAPFRQGGGVSEFLWKGGQENPVATIEATLDYPQRPQNLHYKVSLTEVGQRIELIDEAVENEERYPGEHDVYFYYRYQGGRPVLNINSIDDAKQFKRSLKREDLIPDQSVLSQRKDPDLYPELSYLSTAFSNIGLYRHWQMGRYSEPRNAQKTDLAEHPLLENGSNLGLFLNNLQHQIGNRKIIENLKKFYEAAEELSVRIYGGTVQIFVREEGLIQPIPANRLSDGTLRYLFLMALLLDPTPPPLICLEEPEIGLHPDILPTIAEMLIEASQRTQLIVTTHSDALVSALSEYPESVIVCERDEKGSHLRRLEPDKLKDWLENYTLGDLWRMGEIGGNRW from the coding sequence GTGGAAGGTAAAAGGTTTATCCACAAACTACGATTAGAAAATTTTCTTTCCTATGGAAGTGAGGGGGAAGAAATTGAATTACAACCGCTAAATGTCTTAATTGGCGCTAACACTTCTGGTAAATCAAATTTGATTGAAGCTTTGGGAATTTTACGGGCTACACCGATAGATTTACCCGCCCCATTTCGTCAAGGTGGAGGAGTAAGTGAGTTTCTTTGGAAAGGGGGACAGGAAAACCCAGTAGCTACAATTGAAGCTACTTTAGATTACCCTCAAAGACCCCAAAATCTACATTATAAGGTTAGCTTGACAGAAGTTGGTCAAAGAATAGAGTTAATTGATGAAGCTGTAGAGAATGAAGAACGATATCCAGGTGAACATGATGTTTATTTTTACTATCGTTATCAAGGCGGTCGTCCGGTTTTAAATATTAATAGTATTGATGATGCTAAACAATTTAAACGCTCTCTTAAACGAGAAGATTTAATTCCTGATCAGTCAGTTTTATCTCAGCGAAAAGATCCAGATTTGTATCCAGAACTTTCTTATCTCAGCACTGCCTTTTCTAATATAGGTTTATATCGTCATTGGCAGATGGGGCGTTATTCAGAACCAAGAAATGCTCAAAAGACTGATTTAGCAGAACATCCTCTCCTAGAAAATGGTAGTAATTTGGGTTTATTTTTAAATAACTTACAACACCAAATAGGTAATAGAAAAATTATTGAAAATTTGAAAAAGTTTTATGAAGCAGCCGAAGAATTGAGTGTAAGAATATATGGCGGTACAGTACAGATATTTGTTCGTGAAGAGGGTTTGATTCAACCAATTCCTGCAAATCGGCTATCTGATGGTACACTCCGTTATTTATTTTTAATGGCTTTATTACTTGACCCAACTCCACCACCACTTATTTGTCTTGAAGAACCAGAGATTGGTTTACACCCAGATATTTTACCGACTATTGCAGAAATGCTAATTGAAGCATCACAGAGAACACAATTAATAGTAACAACTCATTCTGATGCTTTAGTTTCTGCTTTGAGTGAATATCCCGAATCAGTGATAGTTTGTGAACGAGATGAAAAAGGCTCTCACCTCCGCCGCCTTGAACCTGATAAACTCAAAGACTGGCTAGAAAATTATACTCTTGGCGACCTTTGGCGGATGGGTGAAATTGGGGGGAATCGATGGTAA
- a CDS encoding NAD(P)/FAD-dependent oxidoreductase, with protein MEVSLEKNAPHNVVIIGGGFGGLYTAKTLAKANVNITLIDKRNFHLFQPLLYQVATGTLSPADISSPLRSVLRKSKNTQVLLGEVQNIDPKTQQVILDEKVVPYDTLIVATGANHSYFGKDNWKEFAPGLKTVEDAIEIRRRIFSAFEAAEKESDPEKRRAFLTFVIVGAGPTGVELAGAIAELSYKTLQEDFRNINTSETKILLLQGGDRILPYISPDLSQAAAEALESLGVVINTKTRVTNIENNIVTFKQGDEIKEIASKTILWAAGVKASTMGKVLEHGTDVECDHAGRVMVEPDLSIKGYKNIFVVGDLANFSHQNGKPLPGVAPVAKQQGEYVAKLIQKRLKGQTLPQFHYNDVGSLAMIGQNLAVVDLGLIKLKGFIAWVFWLVIHIYFLIEFDTKLVVVIQWAWNYITRNRRSRLITGREAFVEAQSVDNSSAYQTPEKKQPVKL; from the coding sequence ATGGAAGTTTCACTTGAGAAGAATGCACCACATAACGTTGTAATCATTGGTGGTGGCTTTGGTGGACTGTATACAGCAAAGACTCTTGCGAAAGCGAATGTAAATATTACTCTGATCGATAAACGTAACTTTCACCTATTTCAGCCGCTTTTATACCAAGTCGCTACAGGTACGCTATCACCTGCTGATATTTCCTCACCATTGCGCTCTGTACTCAGGAAAAGCAAGAATACACAAGTGTTGTTGGGAGAAGTACAAAATATTGATCCCAAGACGCAACAAGTTATTTTGGATGAGAAAGTAGTACCTTACGATACATTAATTGTGGCCACAGGTGCTAACCATTCTTATTTTGGTAAGGATAACTGGAAAGAATTTGCTCCTGGTTTGAAAACTGTTGAAGATGCGATAGAAATACGTCGCCGGATATTTTCGGCTTTTGAAGCCGCAGAAAAAGAAAGTGATCCTGAAAAACGCCGTGCTTTTTTGACTTTTGTGATTGTGGGAGCAGGTCCAACTGGTGTAGAATTAGCAGGTGCGATCGCAGAGTTGTCATACAAAACGCTCCAAGAAGACTTCCGCAACATCAACACCTCAGAAACGAAAATTTTACTATTGCAAGGGGGCGATCGCATTCTCCCATACATTTCCCCAGATTTATCGCAAGCAGCAGCAGAAGCTTTGGAATCGTTGGGTGTGGTGATTAACACTAAAACCAGAGTAACAAATATTGAAAATAACATCGTTACTTTCAAGCAAGGCGATGAAATCAAAGAAATTGCCTCAAAAACTATCTTATGGGCAGCAGGTGTAAAAGCTTCGACAATGGGGAAAGTCCTAGAACACGGTACAGATGTAGAATGCGACCACGCCGGACGTGTGATGGTAGAACCGGACTTGAGTATCAAGGGTTATAAAAACATTTTCGTAGTGGGAGATTTAGCCAACTTCTCCCATCAAAATGGTAAACCCTTACCTGGTGTTGCACCCGTAGCCAAACAACAAGGAGAGTATGTAGCTAAACTCATTCAAAAACGGCTGAAAGGTCAAACTTTGCCACAATTTCATTACAACGACGTGGGTAGTTTGGCGATGATTGGGCAAAATTTAGCTGTTGTAGATTTAGGCTTAATCAAACTCAAAGGTTTCATTGCTTGGGTATTCTGGCTAGTAATTCACATCTACTTCTTAATTGAATTTGACACTAAATTAGTAGTAGTAATTCAGTGGGCGTGGAATTATATCACTCGTAATCGTCGCTCTAGATTGATTACAGGTCGAGAAGCTTTTGTCG
- a CDS encoding GH3 auxin-responsive promoter family protein, whose product MENPNISNNWQKIQTQVTPSLKEFLQKLQNPLQTQTEKLQEIISNNRHTIFGEKYQFTSITSYEEYAARVPIHKYVDLAPYIQQMAEGKTQILCHEPIIAFEMTGGSTQGAKLIPYTATGLTAFQQAILPWIADLLQQKPEMKLGRTYWAISPVTRQSNNTPSGIPIGMVSDAAYFGKELENCLLHLLAVPPEVAMIANISEWRYLTALYLLAAEDLTFVSVWSPTFLLQIIQEIQLKYDVLIADIATGKSTSKIFSPQRAEVLKKAVFNGIIDFKKVWQKLSVISCWTDAAAKAFIRQLQDLFPHVWIQGKGLLATEGVVSIPLVGCNTPVLAINSGFYEFVDDNEKPRLCDELITGEIYRVVITTASGLYRYDLGDKVLVKGWFEATPLLEFVGRGGIVSDLCGEKLTEDFVLSRLGKQRGFAMLVPQIKPHPHYVLFLDGDEYDANSAITQGLLLDLALAANPQYEYARKLGQLGELEVVRVKNPLATYINYALSLGQRLGDIKPPALNLNTDWKIIFSALLI is encoded by the coding sequence ATGGAAAATCCAAATATCTCTAACAATTGGCAAAAAATCCAAACCCAAGTTACACCATCCCTGAAAGAATTTCTGCAAAAACTGCAAAACCCTCTGCAAACGCAAACCGAAAAATTACAAGAAATTATTTCTAATAATCGCCATACTATATTCGGTGAAAAATATCAATTTACCAGTATCACCAGCTATGAAGAATATGCTGCACGTGTTCCTATACATAAATATGTAGACTTAGCCCCTTATATTCAACAAATGGCAGAAGGAAAAACCCAAATTCTTTGCCATGAACCCATAATAGCTTTTGAAATGACTGGTGGAAGTACTCAAGGTGCGAAATTAATTCCATACACCGCCACAGGTTTAACAGCATTTCAACAAGCCATATTACCTTGGATAGCCGATTTATTACAGCAAAAACCAGAGATGAAATTAGGGCGCACTTATTGGGCAATTAGTCCAGTAACTCGTCAGTCAAATAACACTCCCAGTGGTATTCCTATCGGGATGGTAAGTGATGCTGCTTATTTTGGGAAAGAGTTAGAAAATTGTCTTCTTCACCTTTTAGCTGTACCGCCAGAAGTGGCTATGATTGCTAATATCTCAGAGTGGAGATATCTCACTGCATTATATTTACTAGCTGCGGAAGATTTAACTTTTGTTTCTGTATGGAGTCCTACATTTTTACTGCAAATAATCCAAGAAATTCAATTAAAATATGATGTTTTAATTGCTGATATTGCCACGGGTAAAAGTACATCTAAGATATTTTCACCACAACGAGCCGAGGTTTTAAAAAAAGCTGTTTTTAATGGTATAATTGACTTTAAAAAAGTCTGGCAAAAATTATCAGTAATTAGCTGTTGGACTGATGCAGCAGCGAAAGCTTTTATTCGTCAACTGCAAGATTTATTTCCCCATGTCTGGATTCAAGGTAAGGGACTTTTAGCCACAGAAGGAGTTGTTAGTATACCTTTAGTGGGTTGCAATACACCAGTCCTAGCTATCAATAGTGGATTTTATGAGTTTGTGGATGACAATGAAAAACCGAGATTATGTGATGAGTTAATTACAGGAGAAATATATCGAGTCGTCATCACAACTGCTTCGGGATTATATCGCTATGATTTAGGCGATAAAGTTTTGGTCAAGGGTTGGTTTGAAGCCACACCTTTACTAGAATTTGTGGGACGTGGGGGAATAGTTAGCGATTTGTGTGGGGAGAAATTAACAGAAGATTTTGTACTATCGCGTTTAGGAAAACAACGTGGTTTTGCGATGCTTGTACCGCAGATAAAACCTCATCCACATTACGTATTATTTCTAGATGGAGACGAATATGATGCCAATAGTGCTATAACTCAAGGACTACTATTAGATTTGGCATTAGCAGCAAATCCTCAATACGAATATGCACGTAAATTAGGACAGTTAGGAGAATTAGAAGTTGTGCGAGTCAAAAATCCACTGGCTACCTATATTAATTATGCTTTATCACTAGGGCAACGTCTAGGAGATATTAAACCACCTGCTTTAAATTTAAATACTGATTGGAAAATAATATTTTCGGCGTTGCTGATTTGA
- the mutS gene encoding DNA mismatch repair protein MutS, with amino-acid sequence MTASQSEPQPTEPNIPAAPHVDTQLVDRSKLSKMYQHYVEVKDKHPHALLLYRVGDFFETFFQDAVTVSRELELVLTSKHAGEVGRVAMTGVPHHAWERYTTQLVEKGYAVVICDQVEDASEAVGLVKREVTRILTPGTLLEEGMLKSSRNNYLAAVVIAVNHWGLAYADISTGEFLTTQGSDLEHLTQELMRLQPSEVVVPTNAPDLGSLLRPGETSPHLPQCLPPSFCYSLRSQVPFSQGEARPKLLEKFKLRSLEGLGCDHLPLAVRAAGGLLEYVEDMQRVNPVVLQRLRTYTITDYLIVDNQTRRNLEITQTVRDGTFHGSLLWALDRSSTAMGGRALRRWLLQPLIDIKGIGARQNTIEELMENTPLRQDLRQLLRQIYDLERLTGRAASGTANAKDLVALADSLSRLPQLSHLVIDARSPFLKALQRVPVELSELAQKLHAHLVESPPIHIKEGGLIRPGMNPQLDERKATVESDQQWIANLEVDERAKTGIPTLKVGFNKTFGYYISISRSKSDQVPDNYIRKQTLTNEERYITPELKEREARILTARDDLNQLEYEIFVELREEVGEQAEIIRNISRAVAAADVLCGLAELAVQQGYCRPQMVEGRGIMIVDGRHPVVEQSLPAGFFVPNSTQLGREETFAERAPSAYHRGAEDAEERPDLVILTGPNASGKSCYLRQVGLIQLMAQIGSFVPARLARLGVCDRIFTRVGAVDDLATGQSTFMVEMNETANILNHATAKSLVLLDEIGRGTATFDGLSIAWAVAEYIAVDIRARTIFATHYHELNELASILPNVANYQVTVKELPDRIIFLHQVQPGGADKSYGIEAGRLAGLPDVVIQRAKQVMGQIEKHSKIAMGLQNMD; translated from the coding sequence ATGACTGCTTCTCAATCTGAACCTCAACCAACGGAACCCAACATCCCTGCTGCGCCTCACGTCGATACTCAATTGGTAGACCGCAGCAAGCTGAGTAAGATGTATCAGCATTATGTGGAAGTCAAAGATAAACATCCTCATGCTTTGCTACTGTATCGGGTCGGAGATTTTTTTGAAACTTTTTTCCAAGACGCTGTAACTGTCTCCAGAGAATTAGAACTTGTACTCACCAGTAAACACGCTGGGGAAGTTGGTCGCGTGGCGATGACTGGTGTACCTCATCACGCTTGGGAACGCTACACAACCCAATTGGTGGAAAAAGGCTACGCGGTGGTAATTTGCGACCAAGTAGAAGACGCATCGGAAGCAGTGGGTTTGGTCAAGCGCGAAGTTACCCGCATCCTCACACCAGGGACTTTGCTGGAAGAGGGAATGTTAAAATCCAGTCGTAATAATTACCTTGCGGCTGTGGTAATTGCGGTGAATCATTGGGGTTTGGCTTATGCAGATATCTCTACAGGGGAATTTCTCACCACTCAAGGAAGTGATTTAGAACACCTGACACAGGAATTAATGCGGTTGCAACCTTCCGAGGTTGTGGTTCCCACGAACGCCCCTGATTTGGGTAGCTTGCTGCGTCCGGGAGAAACTTCGCCCCATCTTCCCCAATGTCTACCACCATCATTTTGTTATAGCTTGCGATCGCAGGTTCCCTTTTCCCAAGGCGAAGCGAGACCCAAATTATTAGAAAAATTCAAATTGCGATCGCTCGAAGGACTCGGTTGTGATCATCTTCCCTTAGCTGTGCGGGCGGCTGGTGGTCTGCTGGAATACGTCGAAGATATGCAAAGAGTCAACCCAGTGGTTCTGCAAAGGTTACGCACATATACAATTACTGATTATTTAATTGTTGATAATCAAACACGGCGCAACCTGGAAATTACGCAAACAGTCAGGGATGGCACATTTCACGGTTCCCTGCTGTGGGCATTAGATAGAAGTAGTACAGCGATGGGCGGGCGGGCGTTGCGGCGGTGGTTATTGCAACCGCTAATTGATATTAAAGGCATTGGGGCGCGTCAAAATACCATCGAAGAGTTGATGGAAAATACACCCCTGCGTCAAGATTTGCGGCAGTTATTACGGCAAATTTACGATTTGGAACGGCTGACGGGAAGGGCTGCTTCTGGGACTGCTAACGCTAAAGATTTAGTCGCTTTGGCTGATTCACTGTCACGCTTACCGCAATTATCCCACTTGGTGATTGATGCGCGATCGCCTTTTTTGAAAGCTTTGCAGAGAGTACCTGTAGAACTATCAGAATTGGCGCAAAAATTACACGCCCATCTAGTAGAATCACCACCCATACATATTAAAGAAGGCGGGTTAATTCGTCCAGGGATGAATCCCCAGTTGGATGAGAGAAAAGCCACTGTAGAATCAGACCAACAATGGATTGCTAATTTAGAAGTTGATGAACGAGCAAAAACCGGAATCCCCACTTTAAAGGTAGGATTTAATAAAACCTTTGGTTACTACATTAGTATTTCTCGTTCTAAATCTGACCAAGTACCTGATAATTACATCCGTAAGCAAACTTTAACCAATGAAGAACGTTACATTACCCCAGAGTTGAAAGAACGGGAAGCGCGGATACTCACAGCGCGGGATGATTTAAATCAGTTGGAATATGAGATTTTTGTCGAGTTGCGGGAAGAAGTAGGAGAACAGGCGGAAATTATTCGCAATATTTCCCGTGCTGTAGCTGCTGCTGATGTGTTGTGTGGTTTGGCTGAATTGGCTGTACAGCAAGGTTATTGTCGTCCCCAGATGGTTGAGGGACGGGGAATTATGATTGTGGATGGTCGTCACCCGGTGGTGGAACAGTCTTTACCGGCTGGGTTTTTTGTGCCAAATTCTACTCAGTTGGGGAGGGAGGAAACGTTCGCGGAGCGTGCGCCCAGCGCATACCACAGAGGCGCAGAGGACGCGGAGGAAAGACCGGATTTAGTGATTTTGACTGGTCCGAATGCGAGTGGGAAGAGTTGTTATTTGCGTCAGGTGGGGTTGATTCAGTTGATGGCGCAAATTGGTAGTTTTGTGCCGGCGCGGTTGGCGAGGTTGGGGGTGTGCGATCGCATTTTCACTCGTGTAGGTGCTGTAGATGATTTAGCCACTGGTCAATCTACGTTTATGGTGGAGATGAATGAAACGGCGAATATTCTTAATCATGCTACTGCTAAATCCCTCGTATTATTAGATGAAATTGGCAGAGGAACAGCCACTTTTGATGGTCTTTCCATAGCTTGGGCGGTAGCAGAATATATAGCAGTGGATATTCGGGCGCGGACAATTTTTGCAACTCACTATCACGAATTAAATGAATTGGCTAGTATTCTCCCAAATGTGGCAAATTATCAGGTGACAGTGAAAGAATTACCCGACAGAATCATATTTCTGCACCAAGTTCAACCAGGAGGGGCGGATAAATCCTATGGTATTGAAGCCGGACGGTTAGCGGGTTTACCAGATGTAGTAATTCAACGCGCCAAACAAGTCATGGGACAAATTGAGAAACATAGTAAAATTGCAATGGGACTGCAAAATATGGATTAA